A window of the Brassica napus cultivar Da-Ae chromosome C5, Da-Ae, whole genome shotgun sequence genome harbors these coding sequences:
- the LOC106414409 gene encoding histone H2B.2, whose amino-acid sequence MAPKKSKKVVSVTKKKKVVEETIKVTVTDGVPNVTTETDTQETQELETQDLPLSIPVEEENITRVEIPVDVGDDRSPPPSETVAPASEGTVKETHKVEIPVDVRDDRSPQPPETPAPASEVPSKETHKVEEKEGNKKKKMLKKRKKNRSEVAGDEYKRYVYKVMKQVHPDLGISSKAMTVINMFMGDMFERLAVEAAKLNDYSKRRTLSSREIEAAVRLVLPGELSRHAVAEGSKAISNFVAYGAKKR is encoded by the coding sequence ATGGCGCcgaaaaaatcaaagaaagtgGTTTCtgtgacgaagaagaagaaagtagtAGAGGAAACAATCAAAGTAACCGTCACGGACGGAGTTCCAAATGTTACCACCGAGACCGACACACAAGAGACACAAGAGCTAGAGACACAGGATCTGCCGTTGTCCATTCCTGtggaagaagaaaacattaCTAGGGTTGAGATTCCGGTCGATGTTGGAGATGACCGGTCCCCACCGCCATCTGAAACCGTCGCTCCCGCAAGTGAAGGCACCGTGAAGGAGACCCATAAGGTTGAGATTCCGGTGGACGTTCGGGATGATCGGTCCCCTCAGCCGCCTGAAACACCCGCTCCAGCAAGTGAAGTCCCTTCGAAGGAGACCCATAAGGTTGAGGAGAAGGAGgggaataagaagaagaagatgttaaagaagaggaagaagaatagGTCGGAGGTAGCCGGAGATGAGTACAAGAGATATGTGTATAAGGTGATGAAACAGGTGCATCCGGATTTAGGGATATCGTCAAAGGCTATGACGGTGATTAACATGTTCATGGGAGATATGTTCGAGAGACTAGCGGTGGAAGCGGCGAAGTTAAACGACTATTCAAAGCGGAGGACGTTGTCTTCTAGGGAGATCGAGGCAGCGGTGAGGCTGGTTTTGCCTGGAGAACTTAGCCGACATGCCGTGGCTGAAGGCTCCAAAGCTATTAGTAACTTTGTTGCTTATGGTGCCAAGAAGCGTTAG
- the LOC106413721 gene encoding cyclin-dependent protein kinase inhibitor SMR2, whose product MSKVLEPLEEEKVEHKPRKQEEEEEEEESKNEEVLGSLCTPTSSDHKIPEVDTCPPAPRKRPREISPTKKKRLSKDLRFFEATDVGSHEVETLFVHDPIPVRKKRRSNSA is encoded by the coding sequence ATGTCCAAGGTTCTCGAGCCCCTAGAAGAAGAGAAAGTAGAACATAAACcaagaaaacaagaagaagaagaagaagaagaagaatcgaaGAACGAAGAGGTGTTAGGATCTCTGTGTACACCAACATCAAGTGATCATAAGATTCCGGAGGTGGATACTTGTCCTCCGGCGCCAAGAAAGCGACCGCGTGAGATTTCTCCgacaaagaagaaaagattGTCTAAAGATCTTCGGTTCTTTGAAGCCACCGACGTTGGGAGCCACGAGGTGGAGACGTTATTTGTTCATGACCCAATCCCTGTCCGTAAGAAACGGAGGAGTAATAGCGCCTGA
- the BNAC05G05830D gene encoding uncharacterized protein At1g08160: MVPPKPPPPRPQHQPLPGRRLNPIICIIVALVLLGLLVGLAILITYLTLRPKRLAYTVEAASVQDFAIAKDDHISAKFNYVIKSYNPEKHVSVRYHSMRISTAHHNQSVAHKEISAFKQRPKNETRIETQLVSHNVALSKFNAKDLRVEKMKGVIEMEVYITARVSYKTWIFRSRRRTLKAVCTPVMINVTANSLDGFQRVLCRTRL; this comes from the coding sequence ATGGTTCCTCCAAAACCACCGCCTCCACGACCGCAACATCAACCTCTTCCTGGTAGGCGTTTGAACCCTATCATCTGCATCATTGTCGCCCTTGTCCTCTTAGGACTCCTCGTAGGTCTCGCAATATTAATCACATACCTCACCCTCAGGCCAAAGCGTCTCGCCTATACCGTCGAAGCCGCATCGGTCCAAGATTTTGCCATAGCCAAGGACGATCACATTAGCGCCAAATTCAACTATGTGATCAAATCATACAACCCTGAGAAACACGTCTCCGTGAGATATCACTCCATGCGAATCTCCACGGCTCACCATAACCAGTCCGTGGCTCACAAGGAGATATCTGCTTTCAAGCAGCGTCCCAAGAACGAGACGAGGATTGAGACGCAGCTTGTGTCACACAACGTGGCATTGTCTAAGTTCAATGCCAAGGACTTGAGGGTTGAAAAGATGAAAGGGGTGATCGAAATGGAAGTGTATATAACGGCTCGAGTGAGCTACAAGACGTGGATTTTTCGGTCGAGGAGACGTACGTTGAAGGCTGTTTGTACGCCGGTAATGATCAACGTTACGGCGAACTCGTTGGATGGATTCCAGAGAGTTTTATGCCGAACTCGTCTTTAG